One window of Nymphaea colorata isolate Beijing-Zhang1983 chromosome 1, ASM883128v2, whole genome shotgun sequence genomic DNA carries:
- the LOC116251558 gene encoding protein N-terminal and lysine N-methyltransferase EFM7 isoform X2, whose amino-acid sequence MGTKYSNFSAYNLPQVWFLAIFAIFPADYDLTGQLVWPGAELLNNYLSNNKQILHGRSIIELGSGVGVTGILCSRFCREIVLTDHNDEVIKVLKKNIDVHSSGTVSHADSFAEKLEWGNNSQLKEILQRHPGGFDLILGADICFQHSSIPLLFDTVVQLLLFKGRGCKFLLAYVSRARTLDELVIEEATQHGLQVSEVQGTRSKVGNHEGVIFEFTIQRTM is encoded by the exons ATGGGGACGAAGTACTCCAACTTTTCTGCTTACAATCTGCCTCAAGTATGGTTCTTGGCCATATTCGCCATATTCCCTG CTGATTATGACCTTACTGGCCAGTTGGTATGGCCTGGTGCTGAGCTTCTGAATAACTACCTCTCAAACAATAAGCAGATACTTCATGGGCGCTCCATTATCGAATTGGGTTCTGGTGTTG GGGTTACAGGAATACTTTGTAGCCGATTCTGTCGTGAAATCGTGTTGACTGACCACAATGATGAAGTAATTAAG GTGCTGAAGAAGAATATAGATGTGCATTCTTCAGGAACAGTGTCTCATGCAG ATTCGTTTGCTGAAAAACTAGAATGGGGCAATAACAGTCAATTGAAGGAAATTTTGCAGAGACATCCCGGTGGATTTGATCTAATTCTCGGAGCTGATATTTG CTTCCAGCATTCGAGCATTCCTTTGCTTTTTGACACAGTTGTGCAGCTGCTTCTGTTCAAGGGGAGGGGGTGCAAATTCTTGCTAGCATATGTATCCCGTGCCAGGAC TCTAGATGAGTTGGTTATCGAGGAGGCCACCCAACATGGACTGCAAGTGAGTGAAGTGCAGGGGACCAGATCGAAAGTCGGAAACCATGAAGGGGTCATTTTCGAGTTCACCATTCAAAGAACTATGTAG
- the LOC116248456 gene encoding protein trichome birefringence-like 9 gives METLMSHNPSHRSSLCSFHYLRRDSIISHFLLISTSIFLVILSCLVFLDAFGVFQLHPLLRLGYLSFSSMPKQSAVVEEGCDYSNGRWVYDEDYQGLHYKEDCPFLDPGFRCQQNGRKDLDYQKWRWQPFGCDLPKFNARDLLERSRNGRFVFAGDSIGRNQWESLICMLSQAVSNSSAIYEINGNPITKHKGYLAIKFEEFNCSIEYYRDPYLVAVGRPPKNSSEDIQRAVRVDHLHWFSTKWRNSDVLVFNAGHWWTADKTKNQGTFFQEGGAVNMTMDTKSAFKKSLQTWKHWVFQKVDIQKSYVFFRSYSSVHFNGTWNEGGTCHDNRQPQTNSTRLEAEPWHNEIIHDTIKQMKHVSENVIFLNITYLTEFRNDGHPSLHREPGTPEPIIEDCSHWCLPGVPDAWNEILYAHLLSSGYRIRRQRDEGRLNV, from the exons ATGGAAACGCTAATGTCTCACAATCCATCTCACAGAAGTTCTCTGTGCAGCTTCCACTACCTCAGAAGAGACTCAATTATCTCTCATTTTCTCCTCATTTCCACATCCATCTTCTTGGTCATCTTGTCCTGCCTTGTCTTCCTCGATGCGTTCGGTGTCTTCCAGCTACACCCTCTCCTCCGTCTCGGATACCTATCTTTCAGCTCAATGCCGAAGCAATCTGCAGTAGTTGAGGAAGGTTGTGATTACTCCAATGGGAGATGGGTCTACGATGAGGACTACCAGGGGCTCCATTATAAAGAGGATTGCCCATTTCTTGATCCTGGATTCAGGTGCCAACAAAATGGAAGGAAGGACTTGGATTATCAAAAATGGAGATGGCAGCCGTTTGGATGTGACCTCCCAAA ATTCAATGCCAGAGATTTGCTAGAGAGAAGCAGAAACGGCCGATTCGTGTTTGCAGGCGATTCCATCGGCAGAAACCAATGGGAGTCCTTGATCTGCATGCTCTCACAGGCAGTTTCAAACAGCTCAGCCATATATGAAATAAATGGAAATCCGATAACTAAACATAAGGGTTATCTGGCCATCAAGTTTGAAGAATTCAATTGCAGCATAGAGTACTACAGGGACCCCTATCTGGTGGCCGTAGGCCGCCCTCCGAAGAATTCTTCAGAAGACATTCAGAGAGCTGTTAGAGTTGATCATCTTCACTGGTTTTCCACAAAATGGAGAAATTCAGATGTTCTAGTTTTTAATGCTGGGCATTGGTGGACTgctgacaaaacaaaaaacca AGGTACTTTTTTCCAGGAAGGAGGAGCAGTTAACATGACGATGGATACAAAGTCTGCATTCAAGAAGTCATTACAGACTTGGAAGCACTGGGTTTTTCAAAAAGTAGACATACAAAAGAGTTACGTTTTCTTCCGGAGCTATTCCTCAGTCCACTTCAA TGGGACATGGAATGAAGGAGGGACCTGCCACGACAACAGACAACCTCAAACAAACTCCACAAGACTCGAAGCAGAGCCATGGCATAATGAGATAATCCATGATACCATCAAGCAGATGAAGCACGTTAGTGAAAATGTCATATTTCTAAACATAACATACTTGACAGAGTTCAGGAATGATGGGCATCCTTCACTTCACCGTGAACCAGGGACGCCGGAACCAATTATCGAAGATTGCAGCCACTGGTGCTTACCGGGAGTGCCGGACGCATGGAATGAAATTCTCTATGCCCATTTGCTGTCTAGCGGCTACAGAATCAGAAGACAACGTGATGAAGGAAGATTAAATGTTTAG
- the LOC116251558 gene encoding uncharacterized protein LOC116251558 isoform X1, whose product MESAMQSGGDEDDIICLDESFFINDDYQLTTFKYGDEVLQLFCLQSASTDYDLTGQLVWPGAELLNNYLSNNKQILHGRSIIELGSGVGVTGILCSRFCREIVLTDHNDEVIKVLKKNIDVHSSGTVSHADSFAEKLEWGNNSQLKEILQRHPGGFDLILGADICFQHSSIPLLFDTVVQLLLFKGRGCKFLLAYVSRARTLDELVIEEATQHGLQVSEVQGTRSKVGNHEGVIFEFTIQRTM is encoded by the exons ATGGAGAGCGCGATGCAAAGTGGCGGCGACGAAGACGATATCATCTGTTTAGACGAGTCATTCTTCATCAACGACGA CTACCAATTGACCACTTTCAAATATGGGGACGAAGTACTCCAACTTTTCTGCTTACAATCTGCCTCAA CTGATTATGACCTTACTGGCCAGTTGGTATGGCCTGGTGCTGAGCTTCTGAATAACTACCTCTCAAACAATAAGCAGATACTTCATGGGCGCTCCATTATCGAATTGGGTTCTGGTGTTG GGGTTACAGGAATACTTTGTAGCCGATTCTGTCGTGAAATCGTGTTGACTGACCACAATGATGAAGTAATTAAG GTGCTGAAGAAGAATATAGATGTGCATTCTTCAGGAACAGTGTCTCATGCAG ATTCGTTTGCTGAAAAACTAGAATGGGGCAATAACAGTCAATTGAAGGAAATTTTGCAGAGACATCCCGGTGGATTTGATCTAATTCTCGGAGCTGATATTTG CTTCCAGCATTCGAGCATTCCTTTGCTTTTTGACACAGTTGTGCAGCTGCTTCTGTTCAAGGGGAGGGGGTGCAAATTCTTGCTAGCATATGTATCCCGTGCCAGGAC TCTAGATGAGTTGGTTATCGAGGAGGCCACCCAACATGGACTGCAAGTGAGTGAAGTGCAGGGGACCAGATCGAAAGTCGGAAACCATGAAGGGGTCATTTTCGAGTTCACCATTCAAAGAACTATGTAG
- the LOC116251558 gene encoding uncharacterized protein LOC116251558 isoform X3: MESAMQSGGDEDDIICLDESFFINDDYQLTTFKYGDEVLQLFCLQSASTDYDLTGQLVWPGAELLNNYLSNNKQILHGRSIIELGSGVGVTGILCSRFCREIVLTDHNDEVIKVLKKNIDVHSSGTVSHADSFAEKLEWGNNSQLKEILQRHPGGFDLILGADICFQHSSIPLLFDTVVQLLLFKGRGCKFLLAYVSRART; the protein is encoded by the exons ATGGAGAGCGCGATGCAAAGTGGCGGCGACGAAGACGATATCATCTGTTTAGACGAGTCATTCTTCATCAACGACGA CTACCAATTGACCACTTTCAAATATGGGGACGAAGTACTCCAACTTTTCTGCTTACAATCTGCCTCAA CTGATTATGACCTTACTGGCCAGTTGGTATGGCCTGGTGCTGAGCTTCTGAATAACTACCTCTCAAACAATAAGCAGATACTTCATGGGCGCTCCATTATCGAATTGGGTTCTGGTGTTG GGGTTACAGGAATACTTTGTAGCCGATTCTGTCGTGAAATCGTGTTGACTGACCACAATGATGAAGTAATTAAG GTGCTGAAGAAGAATATAGATGTGCATTCTTCAGGAACAGTGTCTCATGCAG ATTCGTTTGCTGAAAAACTAGAATGGGGCAATAACAGTCAATTGAAGGAAATTTTGCAGAGACATCCCGGTGGATTTGATCTAATTCTCGGAGCTGATATTTG CTTCCAGCATTCGAGCATTCCTTTGCTTTTTGACACAGTTGTGCAGCTGCTTCTGTTCAAGGGGAGGGGGTGCAAATTCTTGCTAGCATATGTATCCCGTGCCAGGACGTAA